In Phycisphaeraceae bacterium, one DNA window encodes the following:
- a CDS encoding ABC transporter substrate-binding protein, with protein MVIQKLTLAHSPDPDDAFMWWPIFEGLVIEPGMVFEPVIADIETLNRRAAGDSSQLLDVTAMSCANVPLVRERYLVTACGASVGEGYGPKLVARSPITLDALKSSRPRIATPGARTTAALTLALLIGRDSYEPVEVDFQEIEGRVASGEFDAGVVIHESQLTYADRGLHLVEDLGRWWMARSGLPLPLGVNAVRRDLDDRLGPGSLAKVVDLLHRSVRYAMEHRDEGVGRSLAFARGLDAATAGRFVDLYVNRWTLNMGERGRSAVARLIEEATAAGLLPAGSTVDFAPLHSATSV; from the coding sequence ATGGTCATTCAGAAGCTCACGCTCGCCCACAGTCCCGATCCTGATGATGCCTTCATGTGGTGGCCCATCTTTGAGGGCCTCGTCATCGAGCCGGGCATGGTCTTCGAACCGGTGATCGCCGACATCGAGACGCTCAACCGTCGCGCTGCGGGTGACTCCTCCCAGCTTCTTGATGTCACCGCGATGAGCTGCGCGAATGTGCCCCTGGTCCGCGAGCGCTACCTCGTGACCGCCTGCGGCGCATCGGTCGGGGAGGGTTACGGCCCGAAACTCGTGGCGAGATCGCCGATCACGCTCGACGCTCTGAAGTCGTCACGGCCGAGGATCGCCACGCCAGGCGCGCGAACGACCGCGGCGCTCACGCTGGCGCTGCTCATCGGGCGCGATTCGTACGAGCCCGTCGAAGTGGACTTCCAGGAGATCGAAGGACGAGTTGCGTCCGGCGAGTTCGACGCGGGGGTCGTGATTCACGAGAGTCAGCTCACCTATGCCGACCGGGGGCTTCACCTGGTGGAGGACCTTGGGCGCTGGTGGATGGCGCGAAGCGGCCTGCCGCTGCCGCTCGGTGTGAACGCCGTGCGTCGTGATCTCGATGATCGGCTCGGCCCGGGATCGCTTGCGAAGGTGGTCGATCTCCTGCACCGATCGGTGCGCTACGCGATGGAGCATCGCGACGAGGGCGTGGGCCGCTCCCTCGCCTTCGCCCGCGGCCTTGATGCGGCGACCGCGGGTCGCTTCGTTGACCTCTATGTCAACCGCTGGACCCTCAACATGGGAGAGCGAGGGCGAAGCGCGGTCGCCCGGTTGATCGAGGAAGCAACCGCCGCCGGTCTGCTGCCGGCAGGCTCAACCGTCGACTTTGCGCCGCTACACTCGGCAACCTCCGTATGA
- a CDS encoding CDGSH iron-sulfur domain-containing protein has product MARIVRVTGNGPIKIEPQTKPIFVCGCGLSHNLPFCDGHHKKCREELPGKLYRYDERGEEVVEVVDDPKGG; this is encoded by the coding sequence ATGGCACGTATCGTCCGAGTGACCGGCAATGGTCCAATCAAGATCGAACCCCAGACGAAGCCCATCTTCGTCTGCGGGTGCGGCCTCTCTCACAACCTTCCCTTCTGCGACGGACATCACAAGAAGTGCCGCGAGGAACTCCCCGGCAAGCTCTACCGCTATGACGAGCGCGGGGAGGAAGTCGTCGAAGTCGTCGATGACCCCAAGGGCGGCTGA
- a CDS encoding HEAT repeat domain-containing protein produces MAWMLTVAAPLRSILRASIMALLPSLAACEGAGSDLRDFGATFSPPSPQEAALWATNPADAESQRRGTVLLSSAPWGGSPVYVKLYRLYVEENTDPLVRAAAVLALGRHGEASDAPLIARQLTHPKPQVRLAAALALQRLHDPAVADTMWRRLIDDSESAEVRVELAIGLAQYPTDAVFQALCSALDHRELSVNLAASDSLRLLTNHDFGIDRKLWLAWARSEQNIFDERLVYLYPTYQRSFDFWDVIVFWQPITWEQPGLPAGMADPGLRPTSPNEFEDIGDGPL; encoded by the coding sequence ATGGCATGGATGCTCACGGTCGCCGCACCACTTCGGAGCATCCTCCGCGCCAGCATCATGGCGCTCCTTCCGTCGCTGGCGGCATGTGAAGGCGCCGGGAGCGATCTCCGCGACTTCGGCGCGACCTTCTCCCCGCCGTCGCCGCAGGAAGCGGCGCTCTGGGCGACAAACCCCGCGGATGCGGAATCTCAGCGACGCGGCACGGTGCTTCTCTCAAGCGCCCCATGGGGCGGCTCGCCGGTGTATGTCAAGCTCTATCGACTGTATGTCGAGGAGAACACCGATCCGCTCGTCCGTGCAGCCGCAGTCCTCGCGCTCGGGCGTCATGGCGAGGCGAGCGATGCCCCGCTCATCGCCCGGCAACTCACCCATCCTAAGCCGCAGGTCAGGCTCGCGGCTGCGCTGGCGCTCCAGCGCCTGCACGATCCGGCGGTGGCCGACACGATGTGGCGTCGACTCATCGACGACAGTGAGAGTGCCGAAGTCCGCGTGGAGCTCGCCATCGGTCTCGCGCAATACCCCACCGACGCCGTCTTCCAGGCGCTCTGCTCAGCGCTTGATCATCGTGAGCTCTCGGTGAACCTCGCGGCGAGCGACTCCCTTCGCCTGTTGACCAATCACGACTTTGGCATCGACCGCAAGCTCTGGCTCGCGTGGGCCCGCTCGGAGCAGAACATCTTCGACGAGCGTCTCGTCTACCTCTACCCCACCTATCAGCGCTCCTTCGACTTCTGGGATGTCATCGTCTTCTGGCAGCCCATCACCTGGGAACAGCCCGGGCTTCCCGCAGGCATGGCCGACCCGGGTCTTCGGCCGACCTCGCCGAATGAGTTTGAAGACATCGGCGACGGTCCCCTGTGA
- a CDS encoding DUF885 domain-containing protein: MRRLLVLIVLVVWVVHPSPTASADPPSAAEILAGAFVRSSPADESRTLADAPEASDPGAHAALHALFEAHHRWVNQEFPESALRRGEETDPTRLTDPSPVAVAKRAEAQREFLVKLQAVDWNLLNRSDREHAALFEQNLLQGIDSFERGEWLFAVGPIHGPQQRIPQLHERIPLRRVEDFRNYLKRLDRIPAAIDGEIEVLREGIRRGMVPPEVTVEMVPSQLDAVIRGQLRMLLEPLVRLGSMTTPEETGALRREGERSVAAAVDALQRYRNFLVGDYLPACRETIAAIELPDGEAYYASRLQFHTTTNLDASAIHRLGLLEVTRLRAEMVEVIQSTDWAESPAGTLAASTGDDALLSAFIAYLRSDPRFYFQTPEELIDGYRAICKRVDGLLPGLFRVLPRLPYGVREIPRFMAPSQTTAYYQPGSLEGGVAGFFYANTHALDQRPIYEMIPLALHEAVPGHHLQIALAQELPEQPFFRRESFVTAFIEGWALYAERLGIEMGLYENPYDDFGRLLYEMWRACRLVVDTGMHAKAWSRDDAIAFMLRNTALSRLNIEREVDRYIAWPGQACAYKIGELIIRQLRDEAELRLGSDFDLRAFHEVLLGAGSIPLDLLQLRVRAWIDDVAATSAGRAAVSP; this comes from the coding sequence ATGCGACGGCTTCTGGTGCTGATCGTGCTCGTCGTCTGGGTCGTGCACCCATCACCGACGGCATCAGCGGACCCGCCCAGCGCGGCGGAGATCCTTGCTGGCGCTTTCGTCCGCTCGTCACCCGCGGATGAGTCAAGAACGCTCGCCGACGCCCCCGAGGCCTCCGACCCCGGCGCCCATGCCGCGCTGCATGCCCTCTTCGAGGCGCATCACCGGTGGGTGAATCAAGAGTTCCCCGAGAGTGCCTTGCGCCGAGGCGAGGAGACCGATCCGACCCGGCTCACCGATCCGTCGCCTGTCGCCGTGGCGAAGCGAGCCGAGGCGCAAAGGGAGTTTCTCGTCAAGCTTCAAGCCGTCGACTGGAACCTGCTCAACCGCAGCGATCGCGAGCATGCGGCACTCTTCGAACAGAACCTGCTCCAGGGCATCGACTCCTTCGAGCGGGGCGAGTGGCTCTTCGCCGTCGGGCCAATTCACGGTCCCCAGCAGCGCATTCCACAACTGCATGAGCGCATCCCGCTTCGACGCGTGGAGGACTTCCGCAACTATCTGAAGCGTCTCGACCGGATCCCGGCGGCCATTGACGGAGAGATCGAAGTGCTGCGCGAAGGGATTCGGCGCGGCATGGTGCCGCCCGAGGTCACCGTCGAGATGGTGCCGTCGCAACTCGACGCCGTCATTCGAGGCCAGTTGCGAATGCTCCTTGAGCCACTGGTGCGGCTCGGTTCCATGACGACACCCGAGGAGACCGGGGCGCTCAGGCGCGAGGGTGAACGATCGGTGGCAGCGGCGGTCGATGCGCTGCAGCGCTACCGGAACTTTCTCGTTGGCGACTACCTGCCCGCGTGTCGCGAGACGATCGCGGCGATCGAACTCCCCGATGGCGAGGCCTACTACGCCTCGCGTCTTCAGTTTCACACGACGACCAACCTCGATGCGAGCGCGATCCATCGCCTCGGATTGCTGGAGGTCACGCGCCTCCGCGCGGAGATGGTCGAGGTCATCCAGTCCACCGACTGGGCGGAATCCCCGGCGGGAACGCTCGCCGCCTCAACGGGCGATGACGCCCTCCTCAGCGCCTTCATCGCCTACCTGCGGAGCGATCCGCGTTTCTACTTCCAGACCCCGGAGGAGCTCATCGACGGCTATCGAGCCATCTGCAAGCGCGTCGACGGCCTCCTCCCCGGCCTCTTCCGCGTGCTGCCACGCCTGCCCTACGGCGTGCGCGAGATCCCGCGGTTCATGGCGCCGTCGCAGACGACCGCCTACTACCAGCCCGGCTCTCTCGAGGGAGGGGTCGCCGGGTTCTTCTATGCGAACACGCACGCGCTCGATCAGCGGCCGATCTACGAGATGATCCCGCTCGCGCTGCACGAGGCTGTCCCGGGCCATCATCTTCAGATCGCCCTCGCGCAGGAGCTTCCCGAACAACCCTTCTTCCGGCGCGAGTCCTTCGTGACCGCGTTCATCGAAGGATGGGCGCTCTACGCCGAGCGCCTCGGCATCGAGATGGGTCTCTACGAGAATCCCTACGACGACTTCGGTCGGTTGCTCTATGAGATGTGGCGAGCGTGCCGACTCGTCGTCGACACCGGCATGCACGCCAAGGCGTGGTCGCGCGACGATGCGATCGCCTTCATGCTGCGGAACACCGCGCTCAGCCGGCTCAACATCGAGCGCGAGGTTGATCGCTACATCGCGTGGCCGGGGCAGGCGTGCGCGTACAAGATCGGCGAACTCATCATCCGGCAGCTTCGCGACGAGGCGGAGCTTCGACTCGGGTCCGACTTCGATCTCCGCGCCTTTCACGAGGTGCTGCTGGGAGCCGGGTCGATTCCACTGGATCTGCTCCAGCTCCGGGTGCGCGCCTGGATCGACGATGTCGCGGCGACCTCTGCAGGCCGCGCCGCTGTCTCACCCTGA
- a CDS encoding MATE family efflux transporter: MSAEDNAPSSSAAEAPSDGRIRSGRLAGKTLSQAIWILAFPVLLQQLLSAMLGFLDKLIAGNLPSSIVVPALDGLGIGTYVGWLIGVALTSLGIGGQAIIARAVGGGRTGEGEAALGQSMMLSLVWGALVGLVLWWIAQPLSALAGLSPDATRLCTEYVRMLALGMPFCAVMMVGSMCLHGAGESVRPTTIAVVVNIVNALASWFLSGVELRAGGAVLPNPSPLNPEVWGVAGIGMGTSLGWMVGAILTMRLLLRGVKDLRLHGRHLAPRRHLGWRIARVGIPSFFEGMTMWSVGIFVTLFIGIIARRGDDGVQAGLIGAHSIAIQWEAFSYLPGYAIGTAAASLAGQYLGARNPDAARRAIRVCAWIGAVVMSLFGVVFALCGTALTRIISDNPVHLDLVPKCLLICAFAQPFFSLSMTIRQGLRGAGDTGWVFIITSVSTWGIRLPAAWFFGVHLDWGLPGIWVGLCAELVIRGLLFLARFTFGAWTRIKV, translated from the coding sequence GTGAGCGCCGAGGACAACGCCCCTTCCTCATCCGCCGCCGAGGCTCCGAGTGATGGCCGCATCCGGAGCGGAAGACTCGCGGGGAAGACCCTCTCGCAGGCGATCTGGATTCTCGCCTTCCCGGTCCTGCTCCAGCAGCTCCTCTCGGCGATGCTGGGCTTTCTTGACAAGTTGATCGCGGGCAATCTCCCCTCATCGATCGTGGTGCCGGCGCTCGACGGACTCGGCATCGGTACCTATGTCGGCTGGCTGATCGGCGTCGCGCTCACCTCGCTCGGCATCGGGGGGCAGGCGATCATCGCGCGCGCGGTCGGTGGCGGCCGAACCGGGGAAGGCGAAGCGGCGCTTGGGCAGTCGATGATGCTCAGTCTCGTCTGGGGCGCCCTGGTCGGTCTCGTGCTCTGGTGGATCGCTCAACCGCTCTCGGCGCTGGCGGGTCTCTCACCCGACGCAACACGCCTCTGCACGGAGTATGTCCGCATGCTTGCGCTGGGCATGCCCTTTTGCGCCGTGATGATGGTGGGGAGCATGTGTCTTCACGGCGCGGGCGAGTCGGTCAGGCCGACGACCATCGCCGTGGTGGTCAACATCGTGAACGCCCTCGCATCGTGGTTCCTTTCCGGCGTGGAGCTTCGGGCAGGCGGCGCGGTTCTCCCCAATCCATCGCCGCTCAACCCTGAAGTGTGGGGCGTCGCAGGCATCGGCATGGGGACCTCGCTCGGGTGGATGGTCGGTGCCATCCTGACCATGAGGCTTCTCCTTCGTGGCGTGAAGGATCTCCGTCTGCACGGACGCCACCTTGCGCCGCGGCGTCACCTCGGTTGGCGCATCGCCCGAGTCGGAATTCCCAGCTTCTTCGAGGGAATGACCATGTGGAGCGTCGGCATCTTCGTGACGCTCTTCATCGGGATCATCGCGCGGCGCGGTGACGACGGTGTGCAGGCCGGGCTCATCGGAGCCCACTCGATCGCGATCCAGTGGGAGGCGTTCAGCTATCTCCCGGGCTATGCGATCGGCACGGCGGCGGCGTCCCTGGCCGGACAGTACCTCGGCGCCCGCAACCCCGACGCGGCACGCCGCGCGATTCGTGTCTGTGCGTGGATCGGAGCCGTCGTCATGTCGCTCTTCGGAGTGGTCTTCGCACTCTGCGGCACGGCCCTCACCCGGATCATCAGTGACAACCCGGTGCATCTCGACCTGGTGCCGAAGTGCCTGCTCATCTGCGCCTTTGCGCAACCCTTCTTCTCACTCTCGATGACCATTCGCCAGGGGCTCCGCGGCGCGGGAGATACGGGATGGGTCTTCATCATCACCTCGGTGAGCACCTGGGGCATTCGGCTGCCCGCGGCGTGGTTCTTCGGCGTTCACCTCGACTGGGGATTGCCGGGAATCTGGGTGGGCCTCTGCGCCGAGCTCGTCATTCGAGGGCTGCTCTTCCTTGCCAGGTTCACTTTCGGCGCGTGGACGAGAATCAAGGTGTGA
- a CDS encoding MBL fold metallo-hydrolase translates to MSRPDSASRVGTEATPLIRSFPLGDYETNCFIVTVPDAERPEERRDAWIVDLGQRPGVLLDTVAREGLKIRAMLFTHAHADHIAGVDEGIRRLGADVPRLAHPLEAAAFEDPQLNLSAFIAAPISMSPPTGAINDGDTLELAGTRWRVMHTPGHSPGGVTLFHAASGQAIVGDTLFAGSIGRTDFPTSDPGAMWHSLTTVLMGLPDEVRVFPGHGPTTTIGAERRSNPFLRPGTW, encoded by the coding sequence GTGTCACGCCCCGACTCTGCCAGCCGCGTCGGAACGGAAGCGACTCCGCTGATCCGCTCCTTTCCGCTCGGCGACTACGAGACCAACTGCTTCATCGTGACGGTGCCCGACGCGGAGCGCCCGGAAGAGCGCCGCGATGCGTGGATCGTCGACCTCGGGCAGCGCCCGGGAGTGCTCCTCGACACCGTTGCACGGGAAGGCCTCAAGATCCGAGCCATGCTCTTCACGCACGCCCATGCCGATCACATCGCCGGGGTGGATGAGGGCATTCGGCGTCTCGGTGCGGATGTGCCCAGGCTCGCCCATCCCCTCGAGGCGGCGGCCTTCGAAGATCCGCAACTGAACCTCTCGGCGTTCATTGCTGCACCGATCTCAATGTCGCCGCCAACCGGCGCGATCAACGATGGCGACACCCTCGAACTCGCCGGCACCCGATGGCGCGTCATGCACACACCGGGCCACTCGCCCGGAGGCGTCACGCTGTTTCACGCCGCGAGCGGCCAGGCGATCGTCGGAGACACGCTCTTTGCGGGCTCGATCGGCCGAACGGACTTTCCGACCTCCGACCCCGGCGCGATGTGGCATTCGCTCACCACGGTGCTCATGGGCCTGCCTGACGAGGTTCGCGTCTTCCCCGGTCATGGCCCGACGACGACCATCGGAGCGGAGCGCCGTTCAAATCCGTTCCTGCGCCCGGGCACATGGTGA